Proteins encoded in a region of the Triplophysa rosa linkage group LG14, Trosa_1v2, whole genome shotgun sequence genome:
- the mmp28 gene encoding matrix metalloproteinase-28 isoform X1 → MRHSSQIEMFALLSLLLCVKTVVNSPVSTAAQAQGFLERYGYLHEENKTHNAAEMKSAIREFQWLSHLPLTGRLDSATLGKMTSPRCGVKDARSHSAWGQRVNNIFTGYMDRHEQHLRKKRNIVSGERWYKRHLTYRIMNWPQYLSARQVSLAVFTAFQIWSNASGLVFQEVSQGPADIRLAFFEGEHNDGTGNAFDGPGGSLAHAFLPSRGEAHFDMAERWTLNRFKGHNLFLVTAHEIGHTLGLVHSPVRHALMSPFYKKMGRNALLSWDDITAIQQFYGKPSGGGFQQLTGRALSLAVEGWGISKDHTGGSYTPKYCQDFFDAITMDMNGTVLVFQGRLFWTLYNGSMSGPLPLQTRWPQLPLAIEAAAFSPQDGKLYFFKGKWMWRYSDNLLDPGFPRKNSKSGLPKHLDCAFFYRPLGKMVLLKGSRYFVQNLETLKPEPYYPRHLSDWKGIPRGLNGALTWPDGKLYFFKEQQYWRFDPGKVRITETGNWTTRLQWIGCQRTSSVEDNDLL, encoded by the exons ATGAGGCACAGCTCACAGATTGAGATGTTTGCGCTGTTGTCGCTTTTATTGTGCGTAAAGACTGTTGTCAATTCTCCAGTGTCCACAGCAGCACAGGCTCAG GGTTTTTTAGAGCGATATGGATACCTGCATGAGGAAAATAAAACTCACAATGCTGCTGAAATGAAGTCAGCCATAAG AGAGTTTCAGTGGCTGTCTCACCTGCCCCTCACTGGAAGGCTGGATAGTGCCACTCTGGGGAAGATGACATCACCCCGCTGCGGGGTTAAAGATGCCCGGAGCCATAGTGCCTGGGGTCAAAGGGTCAACAACATCTTTACCGGCTACATGGACAGACACGAGCAGCACCTCCGTAAGAAACGTAACATCGTATCAG GTGAGAGGTGGTACAAACGTCACCTGACCTATCGCATCATGAACTGGCCACAGTACCTCTCTGCCAGACAAGTGAGTCTGGCGGTGTTCACAGCATTCCAGATCTGGAGTAATGCGTCTGGGCTGGTCTTCCAGGAGGTTAGTCAGGGTCCCGCCGACATCCGTCTGGCCTTCTTTGAAGGGGAACATAATGATGGGACAGGGAATGCATTCGATGGACCAG GTGGGTCTCTGGCTCATGCGTTTCTTCCATCTCGTGGTGAGGCTCACTTCGACATGGCTGAACGCTGGACCCTCAACCGCTTTAAAGGACACAACCTGTTCCTAGTAACAGCCCATGAGATTGGCCACACCTTGGGCTTGGTTCATTCACCCGTCCGTCATGCTCTTATGTCACCATTTTATAAGAAGATGGGTCGCAATGCATTGCTCAGTTGGGATGACATCACAGCTATACAACAATTCTATG GTAAACCATCTGGCGGTGGATTTCAGCAGTTGACAGGACGGGCTCTGAGTTTGGCTGTAGAAGGGTGGGGAATTTCGAAAGACCATACTGGAGGATCCTATACACCCAAATACTGTCAGGATTTCTTTGATGCCATCACCATGG ATATGAACGGGACAGTGCTGGTGTTTCAGGGCCGTCTATTCTGGACATTATATAACGGAAGTATGAGCGGTCCTCTTCCTCTGCAGACACGCTGGCCGCAACTCCCATTGGCCATCGAAGCAGCTGCATTTTCCCCACAGGACGGCAAACTATACTTCTTTAAAG GAAAATGGATGTGGCGTTATTCGGACAATCTTCTGGATCCTGGATTCCCCAGGAAGAACAGTAAATCAGGCCTGCCCAAACACCTTGACTGTGCCTTCTTCTACCGGCCGCTGGGCAAGATGGTGCTCCTGAAAGGATCCCGTTATTTCGTCCAGAACCTAGAGACTCTTAAACCAGAGCCATACTACCCCCGTCATCTTAGTGACTGGAAAGGGATTCCACGGGGGTTAAACGGGGCCCTGACGTGGCCTGATGGAAAACTGTACTTCTTTAAAGAACAGCAGTACTGGAGGTTTGATCCGGGAAAGGTGCGTATCACTGAGACTGGAAACTGGACTACAAGACTGCAGTGGATTGGTTGCCAAAGGACCTCATCAGTAGAAGATAATGACCTACTTTGA
- the mmp28 gene encoding matrix metalloproteinase-28 isoform X2, with the protein MRHSSQIEMFALLSLLLCVKTVVNSPVSTAAQAQGFLERYGYLHEENKTHNAAEMKSAIREFQWLSHLPLTGRLDSATLGKMTSPRCGVKDARSHSAWGQRVNNIFTGYMDRHEQHLRKKRNIVSGERWYKRHLTYRIMNWPQYLSARQVSLAVFTAFQIWSNASGLVFQEVSQGPADIRLAFFEGEHNDGTGNAFDGPGKPSGGGFQQLTGRALSLAVEGWGISKDHTGGSYTPKYCQDFFDAITMDMNGTVLVFQGRLFWTLYNGSMSGPLPLQTRWPQLPLAIEAAAFSPQDGKLYFFKGKWMWRYSDNLLDPGFPRKNSKSGLPKHLDCAFFYRPLGKMVLLKGSRYFVQNLETLKPEPYYPRHLSDWKGIPRGLNGALTWPDGKLYFFKEQQYWRFDPGKVRITETGNWTTRLQWIGCQRTSSVEDNDLL; encoded by the exons ATGAGGCACAGCTCACAGATTGAGATGTTTGCGCTGTTGTCGCTTTTATTGTGCGTAAAGACTGTTGTCAATTCTCCAGTGTCCACAGCAGCACAGGCTCAG GGTTTTTTAGAGCGATATGGATACCTGCATGAGGAAAATAAAACTCACAATGCTGCTGAAATGAAGTCAGCCATAAG AGAGTTTCAGTGGCTGTCTCACCTGCCCCTCACTGGAAGGCTGGATAGTGCCACTCTGGGGAAGATGACATCACCCCGCTGCGGGGTTAAAGATGCCCGGAGCCATAGTGCCTGGGGTCAAAGGGTCAACAACATCTTTACCGGCTACATGGACAGACACGAGCAGCACCTCCGTAAGAAACGTAACATCGTATCAG GTGAGAGGTGGTACAAACGTCACCTGACCTATCGCATCATGAACTGGCCACAGTACCTCTCTGCCAGACAAGTGAGTCTGGCGGTGTTCACAGCATTCCAGATCTGGAGTAATGCGTCTGGGCTGGTCTTCCAGGAGGTTAGTCAGGGTCCCGCCGACATCCGTCTGGCCTTCTTTGAAGGGGAACATAATGATGGGACAGGGAATGCATTCGATGGACCAG GTAAACCATCTGGCGGTGGATTTCAGCAGTTGACAGGACGGGCTCTGAGTTTGGCTGTAGAAGGGTGGGGAATTTCGAAAGACCATACTGGAGGATCCTATACACCCAAATACTGTCAGGATTTCTTTGATGCCATCACCATGG ATATGAACGGGACAGTGCTGGTGTTTCAGGGCCGTCTATTCTGGACATTATATAACGGAAGTATGAGCGGTCCTCTTCCTCTGCAGACACGCTGGCCGCAACTCCCATTGGCCATCGAAGCAGCTGCATTTTCCCCACAGGACGGCAAACTATACTTCTTTAAAG GAAAATGGATGTGGCGTTATTCGGACAATCTTCTGGATCCTGGATTCCCCAGGAAGAACAGTAAATCAGGCCTGCCCAAACACCTTGACTGTGCCTTCTTCTACCGGCCGCTGGGCAAGATGGTGCTCCTGAAAGGATCCCGTTATTTCGTCCAGAACCTAGAGACTCTTAAACCAGAGCCATACTACCCCCGTCATCTTAGTGACTGGAAAGGGATTCCACGGGGGTTAAACGGGGCCCTGACGTGGCCTGATGGAAAACTGTACTTCTTTAAAGAACAGCAGTACTGGAGGTTTGATCCGGGAAAGGTGCGTATCACTGAGACTGGAAACTGGACTACAAGACTGCAGTGGATTGGTTGCCAAAGGACCTCATCAGTAGAAGATAATGACCTACTTTGA
- the LOC130565318 gene encoding protein FAM124B, with protein sequence MLRQPLHFTKRMEDETADSGAETAGSDCSKTSCSSINPMTVPDQEALPVTMHLLTNPGDSLMLQHTLDRLIKWVCPGLRLFRVSERACPLRDHASANLCTVAGHPSHAVTLFLHESHGEKRIRRVLEFLQCPPWQYHHTESCGLGDVSAIPSPSSALMSPCLLPSRDFYSLGVGMPVWGVRTVHYGDEVVRVTLHSTSDNFEDTVHLYETVLQRRAEEQKTGFCWFTLFTERGFSLQLAIKQLSPGVRVEPCYSSVLQFRIGEVGQLVPLLPNPCSPISATRWHTEDLDGNKILFQVKCPAQPQRFLTSAFPLSCPSLPSRPLRRNGVSTRPPLTTPGLKLSHLKERAMGACSHVELPLDNSQGGLRLAACGASESPRSSPPGSSCYSSQRSSPAGLSVHQYEPTMASETSVSSPLPEEPETNVDTGYAVNPLPERTLGASGLETLARDLKYSLPEPQCTLTTQESSEMTRASQCHSVRQRAQVDEFFI encoded by the exons ATGCTCCGTCAACCGCTTCACTTTACAAAAAGGATGGAGGATGAAACGGCGGATTCGGGCGCGGAGACTGCGGG ATCTGACTGCAGTAAAACGTCATGCAGCAGCA ttaaccCCATGACGGTCCCAGATCAAGAGGCCCTTCCAGTCACCATGCACTTACTTACCAACCCGGGTGACTCGCTCATGCTCCAGCACACTCTTGACCGTCTGATCAAGTGGGTCTGTCCCGGTCTCCGCCTCTTCCGCGTGTCCGAACGGGCTTGTCCCCTTCGCGACCACGCCAGTGCTAACCTGTGCACCGTGGCCGGCCACCCCTCGCATGCAGTCACCCTCTTTCTGCACGAATCTCACGGAGAAAAGCGTATTCGCAGGGTACTGGAGTTCCTGCAGTGTCCACCCTGGCAGTACCATCATACAGAGAGCTGTGGATTGGGTGACGTGAGCGCCATTCCGTCCCCTTCCAGTGCCCTCATGAGCCCCTGTCTCCTTCCTAGTCGAGACTTCTACAGCCTGGGTGTGGGAATGCCAGTGTGGGGAGTGCGGACCGTGCATTACGGAGACGAGGTGGTGCGGGTCACATTGCACAGCACCTCTGACAATTTCGAGGACACTGTGCACTTGTACGAGACGGTGCTGCAGAGGAGGGCGGAGGAGCAGAAAACAGGTTTCTGCTGGTTCACGCTGTTTACAGAGCGGGGATTTAGTCTGCAGTTGGCTATCAAGCAGCTCTCGCCAGGGGTTCGAGTTGAGCCCTGCTATTCGTCTGTGCTGCAGTTTAGGATAGGCGAGGTCGGACAACTAGTGCCCTTGCTGCCCAATCCCTGCTCACCCATTAGTGCCACCCGCTGGCATACTGAAGACCTGGATGGCAATAAAATCCTCTTCCAA GTTAAATGTCCTGCACAACCCCAGAGGTTCCTCACATCTGCTTTTCCTCTGAGCTGTCCCAGCCTGCCGTCCAGACCACTACGGAGGAACGGTGTATCCACTAGGCCCCCATTAACCACTCCTGGCCTCAAATTGTCCCATCTGAAGGAGCGTGCCATGGGGGCGTGCTCTCACGTGGAGCTGCCCCTGGATAATTCTCAAGGTGGTTTGAGATTAGCAGCATGCGGTGCTTCAGAAAGCCCCCGCAGCAGTCCTCCTGGAAGCTCCTGTTACTCTTCCCAGCGCAGCAGCCCGGCCGGCCTGTCTGTTCATCAGTATGAGCCAACAATGGCCTCCGAAACCTCTGTGTCCTCTCCTCTGCCGGAAGAGCCGGAGACAAATGTGGACACAGGCTATGCTGTAAACCCACTGCCAGAAAGGACATTAGGGGCTTCTGGTTTGGAGACTCTAGCCAGGGACCTGAAATACAGCCTGCCTGAGCCACAATGTACTCTGACCACACAAGAGAGCTCAGAGATGACACGGGCATCACAGTGTCATAGTGTGCGCCAACGTGCGCAAGTAGATGAGTTCTTTATCTGA